The following proteins are encoded in a genomic region of Methylobacterium tardum:
- a CDS encoding type II toxin-antitoxin system ParD family antitoxin, producing the protein MPVRRSVTISLSPELLAVVERLLASGRYGNMGEVMRAALRLLEERAVAFQACREGALTPGEA; encoded by the coding sequence ATGCCCGTCCGAAGGTCCGTCACGATCTCGCTCAGCCCCGAGCTCCTGGCCGTCGTGGAGCGGCTGCTCGCCTCGGGCCGATACGGCAACATGGGCGAGGTCATGCGCGCGGCGCTGCGCCTTCTCGAAGAGCGCGCGGTCGCCTTCCAGGCCTGTCGCGAAGGGGCGCTGACGCCCGGCGAGGCCTGA